A genomic window from Gemmatimonadaceae bacterium includes:
- a CDS encoding methyl-accepting chemotaxis protein — translation MIRLDTIRSRLTLGLTIVVGLLVLAGAVGRAAIGSLSEEMGRTLGSVRRESTLSATLSTNIALQITAGRRYLERGDAADLRAFRDAGWSAHAAQRALNASSGLSSHEVVLVATIDERLSALETAFAAAHRLADLGRTTAAQARIAETRELETALASDIERLDAQRATSLERTTAALQESAARQQRFLLFVVLGAIALGLGIVTTVGRSIGTPLSQLVAHARALSRGELDVRTDTDLPGEFRELAEAMNTSAANLARVAEVASATSDEVATSAHQLTSAAEQVSLAATQTATAMSEVTEGAEVQVSALRDADSALGGVRQRAHEVKAGAEEVADLASEIERLSREKRQEIARSRTMLAEIRQSVDHAALEVKELNATAESINQFVAIVSRIAEQTNLLSLNAAIEAARAGAAGRGFAVVADEVRKLADQAQQAAEDVIQLTAVVTRRVGTTTQAMATGAARVADIEAASQGIDAALGDISQSAERTRGAADGLGSVADQNVAAVNEAASNISAAARAAEGHAAAAQQVSASTQEQSAACEEMSGAANALLKGSVRLREIVASLRTG, via the coding sequence ATGATCCGCCTCGATACCATCCGCAGCCGGCTCACGCTCGGCCTGACCATCGTCGTCGGCCTGCTCGTGCTGGCCGGAGCCGTGGGCCGTGCCGCCATCGGGAGTCTCAGCGAGGAGATGGGCCGCACCCTCGGCTCGGTACGCCGCGAGTCCACACTCAGCGCCACGCTCTCCACCAACATCGCGCTGCAGATCACGGCCGGGCGGCGCTACCTCGAACGCGGCGACGCGGCCGACCTCCGCGCCTTCCGCGACGCCGGGTGGAGCGCGCACGCCGCGCAACGCGCCTTGAACGCCAGCAGCGGGCTCAGCTCGCACGAAGTCGTGCTCGTGGCGACCATCGATGAGCGCCTCTCCGCCCTCGAGACGGCCTTCGCCGCGGCGCACCGCCTCGCCGACCTCGGACGCACGACGGCCGCCCAGGCGCGCATCGCCGAGACGCGGGAGCTCGAGACCGCCTTGGCCTCGGATATCGAACGCCTCGACGCACAGCGCGCCACCAGCCTCGAGCGCACCACCGCCGCGCTGCAAGAGTCGGCGGCGCGGCAACAGCGCTTCCTGCTCTTCGTGGTCCTCGGGGCCATCGCGTTGGGCTTGGGCATCGTGACGACCGTCGGCCGGTCGATCGGCACGCCACTCAGCCAACTCGTGGCACACGCCCGCGCACTCAGCCGCGGCGAGCTCGACGTCCGCACCGACACCGACCTGCCGGGCGAGTTCCGCGAACTCGCCGAGGCGATGAACACCTCGGCGGCCAACCTCGCCCGCGTAGCCGAGGTGGCCAGCGCGACCTCCGACGAAGTCGCGACCTCCGCCCACCAGCTCACCTCGGCCGCCGAGCAGGTATCGCTCGCCGCGACGCAGACGGCCACCGCGATGTCCGAAGTGACCGAGGGCGCCGAGGTCCAGGTCTCGGCCCTGCGCGACGCCGACAGCGCGCTCGGCGGCGTGCGGCAGCGCGCCCACGAGGTGAAGGCCGGCGCCGAGGAGGTCGCCGACCTCGCCAGCGAGATCGAACGCCTCTCGCGCGAGAAGCGCCAGGAGATCGCGCGGTCGCGCACGATGCTCGCCGAGATCCGCCAGTCGGTGGATCACGCTGCGCTCGAAGTGAAGGAGCTCAACGCCACCGCCGAGAGCATCAACCAGTTCGTCGCGATCGTGAGCCGCATCGCCGAGCAGACCAACCTGCTCTCGTTGAATGCGGCGATCGAGGCGGCGCGCGCCGGCGCGGCGGGGCGCGGCTTTGCCGTCGTCGCCGACGAGGTGCGCAAGCTCGCCGACCAAGCACAGCAGGCGGCCGAGGACGTGATTCAGTTGACCGCCGTGGTCACGCGGCGGGTAGGCACGACGACGCAGGCGATGGCGACCGGGGCCGCGCGCGTCGCGGACATCGAGGCGGCGTCGCAGGGCATCGATGCGGCCCTCGGCGACATCAGCCAGTCGGCCGAACGCACTCGCGGCGCGGCCGACGGACTCGGCAGCGTCGCAGACCAGAACGTCGCGGCGGTGAACGAGGCCGCGTCCAATATCTCGGCGGCGGCGCGCGCGGCCGAGGGCCACGCCGCGGCGGCACAGCAGGTCTCGGCGTCCACGCAGGAACAGAGCGCGGCCTGCGAGGAGATGTCCGGCGCGGCCAACGCCCTGCTCAAGGGTTCGGTGCGCCTGCGCGAGATCGTCGCCAGCCTGCGCACGGGATGA
- the queC gene encoding 7-cyano-7-deazaguanine synthase QueC encodes MSDVLAKVAPGTPAVVLLSGGLDSATVLAMATDAGYAVNALTFRYGQRHGLEIERARALAAQWKVARHVVVDIDLRLFGGSALTADIAVPKHDDLSGVGEGIPVTYVPARNTIFLSFALAWAETLGANDILIGVNALDYSGYPDCRPEYIAAFAQMANLATKAGVEGQQRLRVLTPLIAMTKAEIIRCGRALGVDYAMTTSCYDPAPTGEACGRCDACLLRAKGFEEADRDG; translated from the coding sequence ATGAGCGACGTGCTGGCGAAGGTCGCACCGGGCACGCCGGCCGTGGTGCTGCTCAGCGGAGGCCTCGACTCCGCCACCGTGCTGGCGATGGCCACCGATGCCGGCTACGCGGTCAACGCGCTCACGTTTCGCTACGGCCAGCGGCACGGCCTGGAGATCGAACGGGCCCGGGCGCTGGCCGCGCAATGGAAGGTGGCGCGGCACGTCGTCGTCGACATTGACCTGCGCCTCTTCGGCGGCAGCGCGTTGACCGCTGACATCGCCGTGCCCAAGCACGACGACCTCAGCGGCGTCGGCGAGGGCATCCCGGTGACGTATGTGCCGGCGCGCAACACGATCTTCCTGTCCTTCGCGCTCGCCTGGGCTGAGACCTTGGGCGCCAACGACATCCTGATCGGCGTGAACGCCCTCGATTACTCCGGCTATCCGGACTGTCGTCCCGAGTACATCGCCGCGTTCGCGCAGATGGCCAACCTCGCGACGAAGGCCGGCGTGGAAGGCCAGCAGCGACTGCGCGTGCTGACGCCGTTGATCGCGATGACCAAGGCCGAGATCATCCGCTGCGGCCGCGCCCTCGGCGTGGACTACGCGATGACGACGAGCTGTTACGACCCCGCTCCCACGGGCGAGGCCTGCGGGCGCTGTGATGCGTGCTTGTTGCGGGCGAAGGGGTTTGAGGAAGCGGATCGGGACGGATGA
- a CDS encoding protein kinase codes for MNSDALRSALEARLGSQYEIESLLGQGGMGSVFRATDRTLHRAVAIKVISGDVALNPELKERFLLEARTVAKLRHPNIVAVYSAGEADGLLYFVMELVPGESLRDLLGREGKVSAEHGERILHELAMALDYAHANGIVHRDVKPENILIDRETGRAMLTDFGVARALEGSGNMTGTGMILGSPRYMSPEQATGEQTIDGRSDLYALALVGYEMFTGKPVVESGNVAGMLVKHLTETPKPVAEAAAQVPEGAAVAIDRALAKDRTQRWTTGREMAEMIAASWTPTPGSGATRALGALRPPAGRRRLWAAISVAVLALGFGAYAAFGSRDGGGDPRKSYAVVPFEIQSGNPDVQWLRDGAVNMLTLALAQWTDLQVMDYERTMKYVREAGAEDRRVDLDRAQEMARRGGAGTLVMGQVSTTADSLLVTARLYDVRGGRALNTVTRAAALSADPRSLFDDLARYLLNVAGGATSASVDVARQTTTSLTAYRAYLDGVRYLNSWRLQQADSAFQVAIAADSTFALAWHRRALALGWGDGASAEYVNSARRAAELADRLPRRQQLLVQGHLALVEGLSAVLAGQDDSRKRLLDAQRIYAELLSTDSLVAEGWYGLADSYFHDVGAPNESVARISERVNRSIAGFRRAIEIDSTFHLAYSHLVQQYQGLASPQRQAVLDGDTVLILASPEQLQAIGGPAGYERRRMQAQEIGLEMARGWVRADPDASTPHLSLANSFFVAGMVDSALLTMERAMQRPGLRTPGMRMQRITFRLLADQPLEAFTEMRDVLGGTSPAEFRRVPANERIIAIATALNAAAAVGNATEVARVLAYVEEVDPVFPFTSTPTGQVLGWYAAGLRAGITGSVSAADRRLLAEGTRRVAGGAEGVLAQVAATSGGVMYAAYLATRDTLYSNAIRRLPGGGTVQHTDLDALEALSRGDTATARNIAQRFTPPDSLRTARFGFAGQRAYGRAEVLAAVGNTDWAIRYLEALDPGRFNAQALSEPGFVVYTRSFLTRAALYERVGDRQKAMSAYEEFLRRTSLGDQAIEPLRQLARQRLAALRDSAS; via the coding sequence ATGAACAGCGACGCACTGCGCAGCGCCCTCGAGGCCCGGCTCGGCTCGCAGTACGAGATCGAGTCCCTGCTCGGCCAAGGGGGGATGGGCAGCGTGTTCCGTGCGACCGATCGCACGCTGCACCGCGCCGTGGCAATCAAGGTCATCAGCGGCGACGTGGCGTTGAACCCCGAGCTGAAGGAGCGCTTCCTCCTTGAGGCGCGCACCGTCGCCAAGCTGCGCCACCCGAACATCGTGGCCGTGTACAGCGCGGGGGAAGCCGACGGGCTGCTGTACTTCGTGATGGAGCTCGTGCCGGGCGAGTCGCTGCGCGACCTGCTCGGCCGCGAGGGCAAGGTCTCGGCGGAGCACGGCGAGCGCATCCTGCACGAACTGGCGATGGCGCTGGACTATGCCCACGCCAACGGCATCGTGCACCGCGACGTGAAGCCGGAGAACATCCTGATCGACCGCGAGACCGGTCGCGCGATGCTCACCGACTTCGGCGTGGCACGCGCGCTCGAGGGCAGCGGCAATATGACCGGCACCGGGATGATCCTCGGCTCGCCGCGGTATATGAGCCCCGAGCAGGCCACCGGCGAGCAGACGATCGATGGTCGCAGCGACCTGTACGCGCTGGCCCTCGTCGGGTACGAGATGTTCACCGGCAAGCCCGTGGTCGAGAGCGGCAACGTGGCCGGGATGCTGGTGAAGCACCTCACGGAGACGCCGAAGCCGGTGGCCGAAGCGGCGGCGCAGGTGCCGGAGGGCGCGGCGGTGGCGATCGACCGCGCGCTGGCGAAGGACCGCACGCAGCGCTGGACTACCGGGCGCGAGATGGCGGAGATGATCGCCGCCTCGTGGACACCGACGCCAGGCTCGGGCGCGACGCGCGCGCTCGGTGCGCTCCGTCCCCCGGCGGGGCGCCGACGTCTCTGGGCCGCCATCAGCGTCGCGGTGCTGGCGCTGGGTTTCGGCGCCTACGCGGCCTTCGGCTCGCGCGACGGCGGCGGCGACCCGCGCAAGAGCTACGCCGTCGTGCCCTTCGAGATCCAGAGCGGCAACCCCGACGTGCAGTGGCTGCGGGACGGCGCCGTGAATATGCTCACGCTGGCACTGGCGCAGTGGACCGACCTGCAGGTGATGGATTACGAGCGCACGATGAAATACGTGCGCGAGGCCGGCGCCGAGGACCGACGCGTGGACCTCGACCGCGCGCAGGAGATGGCGCGGCGCGGCGGCGCCGGGACGCTGGTGATGGGCCAGGTGTCCACCACCGCCGATTCGTTGCTCGTCACGGCGCGGCTGTACGACGTGCGCGGCGGTCGCGCGCTCAACACGGTCACGCGCGCCGCAGCGCTCAGCGCCGATCCGCGGTCGCTGTTCGATGACCTCGCACGCTACCTGCTCAACGTCGCCGGCGGCGCGACCTCGGCCAGCGTGGACGTCGCTCGGCAGACCACCACCTCGCTGACGGCCTACCGCGCGTATCTCGACGGCGTCCGCTACCTCAACTCGTGGCGCCTGCAGCAAGCCGATTCCGCCTTCCAGGTCGCGATCGCCGCCGACTCCACCTTCGCACTGGCCTGGCACAGGCGCGCGCTGGCGCTGGGCTGGGGCGACGGCGCGTCGGCCGAGTATGTGAACTCTGCGCGGCGCGCCGCTGAGCTGGCGGACCGCCTGCCCCGCCGCCAGCAACTGCTGGTACAAGGCCATCTCGCGCTGGTCGAGGGCCTCTCGGCTGTACTCGCCGGCCAAGACGACTCCCGGAAACGCCTCCTCGACGCCCAGCGCATCTATGCTGAGTTGCTCTCGACGGACTCGCTGGTGGCCGAGGGGTGGTACGGCCTCGCCGACTCGTACTTCCACGACGTCGGGGCACCGAACGAGTCCGTCGCCCGCATCTCGGAGCGCGTAAACCGCAGCATCGCGGGTTTCCGGCGCGCCATCGAAATCGATTCGACCTTCCACCTCGCCTACAGCCATCTGGTGCAACAGTATCAGGGCCTCGCGAGCCCACAACGGCAGGCCGTGCTGGATGGCGATACGGTCCTCATTCTCGCCAGCCCCGAGCAGCTACAGGCCATCGGTGGGCCAGCCGGATATGAACGCCGACGGATGCAGGCGCAGGAGATCGGACTCGAGATGGCGCGCGGCTGGGTGCGTGCCGACCCCGACGCATCCACTCCGCACCTCTCGCTGGCCAACAGCTTCTTCGTGGCCGGAATGGTCGACTCCGCACTGCTCACGATGGAGCGAGCGATGCAGCGGCCCGGGCTCCGCACGCCCGGCATGCGAATGCAGCGTATCACGTTCCGCCTGCTCGCCGACCAACCGCTCGAGGCCTTCACCGAGATGCGGGATGTCCTCGGCGGCACGTCGCCGGCCGAGTTCCGGCGCGTGCCCGCCAACGAGCGCATCATCGCGATCGCGACGGCACTCAATGCCGCCGCCGCAGTCGGCAACGCGACGGAAGTCGCGCGCGTGCTGGCCTACGTCGAGGAGGTTGACCCGGTCTTTCCCTTCACCAGCACGCCGACGGGCCAGGTGCTCGGCTGGTACGCCGCCGGCCTGCGCGCCGGCATCACGGGCAGCGTGTCGGCCGCGGACCGCCGACTGCTCGCGGAGGGTACCCGCCGCGTCGCGGGCGGCGCGGAGGGCGTCCTCGCCCAGGTCGCGGCGACCTCCGGTGGCGTGATGTACGCCGCCTATCTCGCGACGCGCGACACGCTCTACTCCAACGCGATCCGCCGCCTGCCCGGCGGCGGGACGGTGCAGCACACCGACCTCGACGCGCTCGAGGCCCTCAGCCGCGGCGACACCGCCACGGCGCGCAACATCGCCCAGCGTTTCACGCCACCCGACAGCCTGCGTACCGCGCGCTTCGGCTTCGCCGGCCAGCGGGCCTACGGCCGCGCGGAGGTGCTGGCAGCGGTCGGCAACACGGACTGGGCGATCCGGTATCTCGAGGCGCTGGATCCCGGCCGTTTCAACGCACAGGCGCTCAGTGAGCCGGGATTCGTCGTCTACACGCGCTCCTTCCTCACGAGGGCCGCGCTCTACGAGCGCGTCGGGGACCGGCAGAAGGCGATGTCGGCGTACGAGGAGTTCCTCCGCCGCACTTCGCTCGGCGACCAAGCTATCGAACCACTCCGGCAGCTTGCCCGGCAGCGCCTCGCCGCCCTCCGCGACTCAGCAAGCTGA
- a CDS encoding ABC transporter substrate-binding protein encodes MRNLRRYLSFLAPAAMLLACGDSAAEYRLGMAGPFEEGFGIANKRGAELALEQINAGGGIDGQQLVIEFRDDGGDGSRAATIAQEFVDDERIAAVVGHVTSGAMVAASKVYDGQLTALATTASSAELTGISRWVFRVISSDSANGADLARFADRMGKRRALVLYENDAYGRGLADAFRSTFRGEVLGFDPIDGSGGDAEAFVAWALARRADLVFVAGTERSGMALLRQARAQGLTADFLGGDGWTGVVADRAASEGALVGAPFTSLDPRPEAQRFVEAFRAKYNEDPDGNAALAYDAVQVMAAGLRAVGPDRAKLRDWLGARTTRDPLRGVTGAIAFQLTGDPIGKSLTMTRVRGGALVPVEESR; translated from the coding sequence ATGCGCAATCTCCGTCGCTACTTGTCGTTCCTCGCCCCCGCCGCAATGCTCCTGGCCTGCGGTGACTCCGCCGCCGAATATCGGCTCGGGATGGCCGGCCCCTTCGAGGAGGGTTTCGGCATCGCCAACAAGCGGGGCGCGGAGCTAGCGCTCGAGCAGATCAACGCCGGCGGCGGCATCGACGGCCAGCAGTTGGTCATCGAGTTCCGTGACGATGGCGGCGACGGCTCGCGAGCCGCGACGATCGCGCAGGAGTTCGTCGACGACGAGCGCATCGCTGCCGTGGTCGGGCACGTCACCTCCGGCGCGATGGTCGCGGCCTCCAAGGTGTACGACGGCCAGCTCACCGCCTTGGCGACGACGGCGTCCTCGGCGGAACTCACGGGCATCTCGCGCTGGGTGTTCCGCGTCATCTCCAGCGACTCGGCCAACGGTGCCGACCTGGCGCGCTTCGCCGACCGGATGGGCAAGCGGCGGGCGCTGGTGCTCTACGAGAATGACGCCTATGGCCGCGGGCTCGCCGACGCGTTCCGCAGCACCTTCCGCGGCGAGGTGCTGGGCTTCGATCCGATCGACGGCAGCGGCGGTGACGCCGAAGCCTTCGTCGCCTGGGCGCTGGCCCGCCGTGCAGACCTAGTCTTCGTCGCGGGCACCGAGCGCTCGGGGATGGCCTTGCTACGGCAGGCGCGGGCGCAAGGACTCACGGCGGACTTCCTCGGCGGTGACGGCTGGACCGGTGTCGTGGCCGATCGCGCGGCGTCGGAGGGTGCGCTCGTGGGCGCGCCGTTTACCTCACTGGATCCTCGCCCGGAGGCGCAACGCTTCGTCGAGGCCTTCCGCGCCAAGTACAACGAAGATCCTGACGGCAACGCCGCGCTCGCCTACGATGCCGTGCAGGTGATGGCGGCCGGCCTGCGCGCCGTGGGCCCGGACCGCGCCAAGCTGCGCGATTGGCTCGGAGCGCGCACCACGCGCGACCCCCTCCGCGGCGTCACCGGCGCCATCGCCTTCCAGCTCACCGGCGATCCCATCGGGAAGAGCTTGACGATGACCCGTGTGCGCGGCGGGGCCTTGGTGCCGGTGGAGGAGTCCCGATGA
- a CDS encoding TonB-dependent receptor, translating to MRIRLVSRLLAVLGFVAAAGAADAQNGTISGRVTQEEGGAALPGARVQAFTGATPAGMPVGSGEDGSYRLTVPAGTYAVEVTSIGYSKRRIEGVTVAAGATVTLNVALTQVAAILNPVVSTGVRGVGGEKILESPNAISMITSERIAERPAVTVTDHLKGQPGLSISNGGIVQANIVSRGFNNAFSTSMLMLQDYRFAGVPSLRVNVPFLFTGTGEDIDRIEVLQGPASALYGPNSGAGVLHVITKSPFDSRGTSLTLDGGERSMFRLAGRHAQRINDQFAFKLSGEYFRADDWQYNDPNEPATWSATDARVPASRQGQPVTRNFGLERYSTEARLDWRPNEDTEAITTFGYTMAGSALEITTTFGAAQVQNWSYTNFQQRFRHKDFFAQVFYNASNSGNNDANDPNGTFYLRSGIPVVDQSSVLVFQAQQAYTLGSTRLVGGIDYIATTPETKGTIMGRNENDDNINEMGGYLQFTQPLTDKLDLLGAVRGDMNSRIEGTQFSPRAALLYKAAPNHNFRFTFNRAFGSPASFAFFLDQWSGQSVDAGPGFNNPATGNTEVRIFGNPAKDGWRYDRSCATAQTTANGLCMQSNFTGNNRTPVAGAQMFPAVLNAGVGAQIAAGLAAAFGLNTTQRDNIAAALNGLTPTNTQMPLVLRNLTPGLGSPLVNFNTVQDLAPLGANFSNTWEIGYKGIIGDRLRFSADYWYQIRPADPTTQVVNFDDAVFFDPGSGTSPNGLTGFVGGNATLQGALVANGVPAPAVPAAMSTIITTLASIPTGTLAFDSPLYDRSYFVFTYQNAEGHVDVRGIDLAVDYLLDGGWAVEATYSNLSRNVFADARGATAANPLAANTPKHRGSLTVRRSDETRNMSYEIRGRYMDAFPVNSGVFNSYNVGTPVRYDRVPVNAFLDAGFSWKLPVAQNIRWSLNIQNLLDNQVPSFIGVAPVGRFATTRVSYNF from the coding sequence ATGCGCATCCGTCTCGTCAGCAGGTTGCTCGCGGTCCTTGGCTTCGTTGCGGCCGCTGGCGCCGCCGACGCCCAGAACGGCACGATCAGTGGCCGCGTCACGCAGGAGGAAGGGGGCGCTGCGCTCCCGGGCGCTCGCGTGCAGGCTTTCACCGGCGCCACGCCCGCCGGGATGCCCGTCGGTTCCGGGGAGGACGGTTCGTACCGCCTCACCGTCCCGGCCGGCACGTACGCGGTCGAGGTCACGTCCATCGGCTACTCCAAGCGCCGCATCGAGGGCGTGACGGTAGCGGCCGGCGCGACGGTGACCCTCAACGTCGCGCTGACGCAGGTCGCCGCCATCCTCAACCCGGTGGTCTCGACGGGCGTGCGCGGCGTCGGCGGCGAGAAGATCCTCGAGTCGCCCAACGCGATCTCGATGATCACCTCGGAGCGCATCGCCGAACGTCCGGCGGTCACGGTCACCGACCACCTCAAGGGTCAGCCGGGCCTGTCGATCTCGAACGGCGGCATCGTGCAGGCGAACATCGTCTCGCGCGGCTTCAACAACGCGTTCTCGACGTCGATGCTGATGCTGCAGGACTACCGCTTCGCCGGCGTGCCCTCGCTGCGCGTCAACGTGCCGTTCCTGTTCACCGGCACCGGCGAGGACATCGACCGCATCGAGGTGCTGCAGGGTCCGGCCTCGGCGCTGTATGGCCCGAACTCCGGCGCCGGCGTGCTCCACGTGATCACGAAGTCGCCGTTCGATTCGCGCGGCACCTCGCTGACGCTGGACGGCGGTGAGCGCTCGATGTTCCGCCTCGCCGGCCGCCACGCGCAGCGCATCAACGACCAGTTCGCCTTCAAGCTCTCGGGCGAGTACTTCCGCGCCGACGACTGGCAGTACAACGACCCCAACGAGCCGGCCACCTGGTCGGCCACCGATGCGCGCGTGCCCGCCAGCCGCCAGGGCCAGCCGGTGACGCGCAACTTCGGCCTCGAGCGCTACAGCACCGAGGCCCGCCTCGACTGGCGCCCGAACGAGGACACCGAGGCCATCACGACCTTCGGCTACACGATGGCCGGCAGCGCACTCGAAATCACGACGACCTTCGGCGCGGCGCAGGTGCAGAACTGGAGCTACACCAACTTCCAGCAGCGCTTCCGCCACAAGGACTTCTTCGCGCAGGTGTTCTACAACGCGTCGAACTCCGGCAACAACGACGCCAACGACCCGAACGGCACCTTCTACCTCCGCTCCGGCATCCCGGTCGTGGACCAGTCCTCGGTGCTGGTGTTCCAGGCGCAGCAGGCGTACACGCTCGGCAGCACGCGCCTCGTCGGCGGCATCGATTACATCGCGACCACCCCGGAGACCAAGGGGACGATTATGGGTCGCAACGAGAACGACGACAACATCAATGAGATGGGCGGTTACCTGCAGTTCACGCAGCCGCTGACCGACAAGCTGGACCTGCTCGGCGCCGTGCGCGGCGATATGAACTCGCGCATCGAAGGCACGCAGTTCTCGCCCCGCGCCGCGCTGCTCTACAAGGCCGCGCCGAACCACAACTTCCGCTTCACGTTCAACCGCGCGTTCGGTTCGCCGGCGTCGTTCGCCTTCTTCCTCGACCAGTGGTCGGGACAGTCGGTGGACGCCGGCCCGGGCTTCAACAACCCGGCCACCGGGAATACGGAAGTGCGCATCTTCGGCAACCCGGCCAAGGACGGCTGGCGCTATGACCGCAGCTGCGCCACGGCGCAGACCACGGCCAACGGCCTGTGCATGCAGTCCAACTTCACCGGGAACAACCGCACCCCAGTGGCGGGCGCCCAGATGTTCCCTGCGGTGCTCAACGCCGGCGTCGGTGCGCAGATTGCGGCCGGATTGGCCGCGGCATTCGGCCTGAACACGACCCAGCGCGACAACATCGCTGCGGCCCTCAACGGTCTGACGCCGACCAACACGCAGATGCCGTTGGTCCTGCGCAACCTGACGCCGGGCCTCGGCTCGCCGCTGGTGAACTTCAACACCGTGCAGGACCTCGCCCCGCTGGGTGCCAACTTCTCCAACACCTGGGAAATCGGCTACAAGGGCATCATCGGTGACCGCCTGCGCTTCTCGGCGGACTACTGGTACCAGATCCGGCCCGCCGATCCGACCACCCAGGTCGTGAACTTCGACGACGCCGTGTTCTTCGATCCGGGCTCCGGCACCAGCCCGAACGGCCTCACGGGCTTCGTCGGCGGCAATGCCACGTTGCAGGGCGCGTTGGTGGCCAATGGTGTGCCGGCGCCCGCCGTACCGGCGGCGATGTCGACCATCATCACCACGCTCGCGAGCATCCCGACGGGCACGCTGGCCTTCGATTCGCCGCTGTACGACCGCTCGTACTTCGTGTTCACGTACCAGAACGCCGAAGGCCACGTGGACGTCCGCGGCATCGACCTCGCCGTCGACTACCTGCTCGACGGTGGCTGGGCAGTCGAGGCCACCTACTCCAACCTGAGCCGCAACGTCTTCGCTGACGCGCGCGGCGCCACGGCGGCCAACCCGCTCGCCGCCAACACGCCGAAGCACCGGGGCTCGCTGACCGTCCGCCGTTCGGACGAGACGCGCAATATGAGCTACGAGATCCGCGGTCGGTATATGGACGCCTTCCCGGTCAACTCGGGCGTGTTCAACAGCTACAACGTCGGTACGCCGGTGCGCTACGACCGCGTCCCGGTCAACGCCTTCCTGGACGCCGGCTTCTCCTGGAAGCTCCCGGTGGCCCAGAACATCCGCTGGTCGCTCAACATCCAGAACCTGCTCGACAACCAGGTGCCGTCGTTCATCGGCGTCGCCCCGGTCGGCCGGTTCGCCACGACCCGCGTCTCGTACAACTTCTAA
- the queE gene encoding 7-carboxy-7-deazaguanine synthase produces MYSVKEIFYTLQGEGFHAGRPAVFCRFSGCNLWTGRERDRATAVCSFCDTDFVGVGPDGGKFATAEALAEAVAARWPADAGGRPFVVCTGGEPLLQLDAPAVAALHARGFEVAVETNGTQPVPAGIDWVCVSPKADAPLAVSGGDELKLVYPQDKAPPERFARMSFRHFYLQPMDGPGIAEATAGAVAYCLAHPQWHLSVQTHKALGIR; encoded by the coding sequence ATGTATTCCGTCAAGGAAATCTTCTACACTCTTCAAGGCGAAGGCTTTCACGCCGGTCGGCCGGCCGTGTTCTGCCGGTTTTCCGGGTGCAACCTCTGGACCGGACGTGAGCGGGATCGGGCGACGGCAGTGTGCAGCTTCTGCGACACGGACTTCGTGGGTGTCGGGCCCGACGGCGGGAAGTTCGCGACGGCGGAGGCGCTGGCTGAGGCCGTGGCGGCCCGCTGGCCGGCCGATGCCGGGGGGCGACCGTTTGTGGTCTGCACCGGCGGGGAGCCGCTGCTCCAGCTCGATGCGCCGGCCGTGGCTGCGCTGCACGCCCGCGGATTCGAGGTGGCGGTGGAGACCAACGGCACCCAGCCGGTGCCGGCAGGGATCGACTGGGTCTGTGTGAGTCCCAAGGCCGATGCACCCCTTGCCGTCAGCGGGGGGGACGAGCTCAAGCTCGTGTATCCTCAGGACAAGGCGCCGCCCGAGCGTTTTGCGAGGATGAGCTTCCGGCACTTCTACCTGCAGCCGATGGACGGACCGGGGATTGCCGAGGCCACGGCTGGGGCCGTGGCCTACTGCCTGGCGCACCCCCAGTGGCACCTGTCGGTCCAGACGCATAAGGCGCTCGGCATCCGTTGA